The proteins below come from a single Sorghum bicolor cultivar BTx623 chromosome 4, Sorghum_bicolor_NCBIv3, whole genome shotgun sequence genomic window:
- the LOC8084667 gene encoding probable galacturonosyltransferase 4: protein MRMWFLANPIGKIAIQVQNIEEFTWLNSRYSPVLKQLASHFMMNFYFKIHQNRLSQNKFQNPKYLSILNHLRFYFPEIFPELNKVLFLDDDTVVQQDLSNLWSMDLKGKVNGAVHTCGATFHRFDRYLNFSNPLIAKQFDQRACGWAYGMNMFDLSEWRKQNITDVYHYWQNMNANRQLWKLRTLLACLVTFWSRTFPLDRSWQCGISLGLGYKPDVDQRDMERAAVLHYNGNQKPWLEIGILRYRKFWSRYVNFDHAFLHECNIHP, encoded by the exons ATGAGAATGTGGTTCTTGGCAAATCCCATAGGAAAAATTGCTATTCAGGTCCAAAACATAGAAGAGTTTACTTGGCTAAATTCGAGGTACAGTCCAGTTTTGAAGCAACTGGCGTCCCATTTCATGATGAACTTCTACTTCAAGATCCATCAAAATAGGTTGAGCCAAAACAAGTTCCAGAATCCCAAGTACTTGTCCATTCTCAACCATTTGAGGTTTTATTTTCCTGAGATCTTCCCAGAGCTTAATAAGGTGTTGTTTCTTGATGATGATACTGTAGTCCAGCAGGATCTAAGTAATCTTTGGTCAATGGATCTGAAAGGTAAGGTTAATGGcgctgtccatacctgtggagCGACTTTCCATAGGTTTGATAGGTACCTCAACTTCTCAAATCCCCTAATTGCTAAGCAGTTTGATCAGCGTGCTTGTGGCTGGGCGTATGGCATGAACATGTTCGATTTGTCTGAGTGGAGGAAGCAGAATATTACTGATGTCTACCACTACTGGCAGAATATG AACGCAAATAGGCAACTATGGAAGTTACGAACGCTTCTAGCATGTCTTGTCACATTTTGGAGCCGCACATTCCCTCTTGATCGCTCGTGGCAATGTGGCATCTCTTTGGGTCTAGGGTACAAGCCGGATGTCGACCAAAGAGATATGGAGCGCGCGGCGGTCCTACACTACAATGGAAATCAAAAACCTTGGCTTGAGATTGGAATACTAAGATATCGCAAATTTTGGTCCAGATATGTCAATTTCGACCATGCTTTTCTACATGAATGCAATATACATCCGTGA
- the LOC8084668 gene encoding auxin-responsive protein IAA9 isoform X2, protein MELELGLAPPSARHPIPMTIDHLTAEDELSSTSSDHHHHPCAARAGKRAFAEAFQEAAATTTTTLPLFDDGSSCGGTNGSSSKRPLVGWPPVSSARSRACGVGGAKYVKVKKEGDAIGRKVDLSLHASYDELLATLSRMFPTTGCNKDDKEISSSSSSTSHVDVVVTYEDGEGDWMLVGDVPWNDFARSVKRLKILG, encoded by the exons ATGGAGCTGGAGCTCGGGCTGGCGCCGCCGAGCGCGCGTCACCCCATTCCCATGACGATCGACCACCTCACCGCCGAAGACGAGCTGAGCAGCACCTCGTcggaccaccaccaccacccttgTGCTGCGCGCGCCGGGAAGAGAGCGTTCGCGGAAGCGTTCCAGGAGgcagcggcgacgacgacgacaacgcTGCCGCTCTTCGATGACGGCTCGTCGTGCGGCGGGACGaacggcagcagcagcaagaggCCGCTGGTCGGGTGGCCGCCGGTGAGCTCCGCGCGCAGCAGGGCATGCGGTGTCGGCGGCGCCAAGTACGTGAAGGTGAAGAAGGAAGGCGACGCCATCGGCAGGAAGGTGGACTTGTCGCTCCACGCCTCCTAcgacgagctcctcgccacgctcTCCCGCATGTTCCCGACCACCGGCTGCAACAAAG ACGACAAGGAGATCAGCAGCTCCAGCAGCAGCACCAGCCATGTGGACGTGGTGGTCACTTACGAAGATGGAGAAGGGGACTGGATGCTGGTCGGAGATGTGCCATGGAA TGATTTTGCAAGGTCCGTCAAGCGGCTCAAGATACTGGGATGA
- the LOC8084668 gene encoding auxin-responsive protein IAA9 isoform X1 — MELELGLAPPSARHPIPMTIDHLTAEDELSSTSSDHHHHPCAARAGKRAFAEAFQEAAATTTTTLPLFDDGSSCGGTNGSSSKRPLVGWPPVSSARSRACGVGGAKYVKVKKEGDAIGRKVDLSLHASYDELLATLSRMFPTTGCNKGRYHCSLLVHQISGDLYDSVDLIPKLLPSCCRRQGDQQLQQQHQPCGRGGHLRRWRRGLDAGRRCAME, encoded by the exons ATGGAGCTGGAGCTCGGGCTGGCGCCGCCGAGCGCGCGTCACCCCATTCCCATGACGATCGACCACCTCACCGCCGAAGACGAGCTGAGCAGCACCTCGTcggaccaccaccaccacccttgTGCTGCGCGCGCCGGGAAGAGAGCGTTCGCGGAAGCGTTCCAGGAGgcagcggcgacgacgacgacaacgcTGCCGCTCTTCGATGACGGCTCGTCGTGCGGCGGGACGaacggcagcagcagcaagaggCCGCTGGTCGGGTGGCCGCCGGTGAGCTCCGCGCGCAGCAGGGCATGCGGTGTCGGCGGCGCCAAGTACGTGAAGGTGAAGAAGGAAGGCGACGCCATCGGCAGGAAGGTGGACTTGTCGCTCCACGCCTCCTAcgacgagctcctcgccacgctcTCCCGCATGTTCCCGACCACCGGCTGCAACAAAGGTAGGTACCATTGTTCGTTGTTGGTCCATCAGATTTCAGGGGATCTATA CGATTCTGTTGATCTGATCCCCAAATTATTGCCATCCTGTTGCAGACGACAAGGAGATCAGCAGCTCCAGCAGCAGCACCAGCCATGTGGACGTGGTGGTCACTTACGAAGATGGAGAAGGGGACTGGATGCTGGTCGGAGATGTGCCATGGAA TGA